Proteins from a single region of Pseudarthrobacter sp. NIBRBAC000502772:
- a CDS encoding thiamine pyrophosphate-binding protein: protein MIDFDPGTAAPTKGTSQRNGGDLVVETLEALGAKTVFGIPGQHALGLFDAMGRGNLHFVSSRVENNSAFAADGYSRATGEVGVLFLSTGPGALTSLAGLQEAYATGVPMVVVASQIPLEGLGARRKGMLHQLDDQKASAANVTKSQRLIQHASGIPSAIQDAWTEAISSPQGPVWLEIPQNVLLDPIMVPPVEDALAEAADNPPRVELVREAVKWLSTAERPAIIAGGGTRRGRAEKSLLSIAEKLRAPVICTPGGNGAFPWTHELSLQSWIEDRHMTDLLEDADVLIVIGSSLGEVTSNYFTFAPRGRIIQIDAEPRVLESNSPGLGIRADAGQALAALDDALVAPVDTTRSWHGTAPEDLVKDSLAKVKARLESQDLGKELKFMSDIREAVPADMQTFWDMTISAYWGWSCWDARQGQFHSAQGAGGLGYGFPAAIGGAVGLETVGKPSRVLAVSGDGSSMYSISELATAKQHNIPVTWLIVDDGGYGILREYMVGAFGKATATELARPDFVKLAEAFGVPATRVAPEDVGDALRAGFAADGPNVVVVETLLRMFGPTHLDD from the coding sequence CGGCGGGGACCTCGTCGTCGAAACCCTTGAAGCGCTCGGCGCCAAGACCGTCTTCGGCATCCCGGGCCAGCACGCGCTCGGCCTGTTTGACGCCATGGGCCGCGGCAATCTGCACTTCGTGTCCTCCCGCGTGGAGAACAACAGCGCCTTCGCCGCGGACGGGTACTCCCGCGCCACCGGCGAAGTGGGTGTGCTGTTCCTGTCCACCGGTCCCGGTGCGCTGACGTCCCTGGCCGGCCTGCAGGAGGCCTACGCCACGGGTGTGCCCATGGTGGTGGTGGCCAGCCAGATCCCGCTCGAAGGACTCGGCGCCCGCCGCAAGGGCATGCTCCACCAGCTCGATGACCAGAAGGCCTCGGCCGCGAACGTCACCAAGAGCCAGCGCCTGATCCAGCACGCGTCCGGTATTCCGTCGGCCATCCAGGATGCCTGGACTGAAGCCATCTCCTCGCCGCAGGGCCCGGTCTGGCTGGAAATCCCGCAGAACGTGCTCCTGGACCCCATCATGGTGCCCCCGGTGGAGGACGCGCTCGCCGAAGCAGCGGACAACCCGCCCCGTGTGGAGCTGGTCCGGGAAGCAGTGAAATGGCTGTCGACGGCGGAACGTCCCGCCATCATCGCCGGTGGCGGTACCCGGCGTGGCCGGGCCGAAAAATCGCTGCTCTCGATTGCCGAAAAGCTGCGGGCGCCGGTCATCTGCACACCTGGCGGCAACGGCGCCTTCCCTTGGACCCATGAGCTCTCGCTGCAGTCCTGGATCGAGGACCGGCACATGACGGACCTCCTGGAGGACGCCGACGTCCTGATTGTCATTGGCTCCTCCCTCGGTGAAGTCACATCCAACTACTTCACGTTCGCGCCCCGCGGCCGCATCATCCAGATCGACGCCGAGCCGCGCGTCCTCGAATCGAACAGCCCCGGCCTGGGTATCCGTGCCGACGCCGGCCAGGCGCTCGCCGCCCTCGACGATGCCCTTGTGGCGCCCGTCGACACCACCCGCAGCTGGCACGGGACCGCCCCGGAGGACCTGGTGAAGGACTCGCTCGCCAAGGTCAAGGCAAGGCTGGAATCCCAGGACCTGGGCAAAGAGCTGAAGTTCATGTCCGACATCCGGGAAGCCGTCCCCGCGGACATGCAGACCTTCTGGGACATGACCATTTCCGCGTACTGGGGCTGGAGCTGCTGGGATGCCCGGCAGGGCCAGTTCCACTCCGCCCAGGGTGCCGGCGGCCTGGGCTACGGCTTCCCGGCAGCCATCGGCGGCGCCGTCGGGCTGGAAACAGTCGGCAAACCCAGCCGCGTCCTCGCGGTGTCCGGTGACGGTTCATCCATGTACTCCATCTCCGAACTCGCCACCGCCAAGCAGCACAACATCCCCGTGACCTGGCTGATCGTGGACGACGGCGGCTACGGCATCCTGCGTGAATACATGGTGGGCGCGTTCGGCAAGGCCACGGCCACCGAGCTTGCGCGCCCAGACTTCGTCAAGCTCGCCGAAGCATTCGGTGTGCCGGCCACGCGGGTGGCCCCCGAGGACGTCGGGGACGCGCTCAGGGCGGGCTTCGCGGCGGACGGACCCAACGTCGTCGTCGTCGAAACCCTGCTCAGGATGTTCGGCCCCACCCACCTGGACGACTGA
- a CDS encoding MFS transporter, whose translation MSSQPAAPPLAMTHRQIMEALTGLLAAFFTAILSSTIVANALPTIMSDLHGTQTDFAWVITAALLANAVTTPIWGKLSDLFNKKLLVQLSIVIFVAGSVMAGLSETIPLLLTARVIQGVAMGGLTALAQAIIGTMIPPRDRGKYSGYMGAVMAVGTAGGPLLGGFIVDSPLGWRWTFFVCVPLAVVALILLQITLKIEHIKRHVKIDWLGSILLTSGVSLLLIWVSFAGNPAYYDWVSWQSAAMVGGGVVLLALLVLVESKMEQPIIPLKIISERTTALAIIASVAVGIAMFGSTTFLGQYFQVARGATPTEAGLLTLPMIAGNLTGSVVSGLLISRTGKWKGYLIGGSILLIGGLGLAGTMDHTTELWQAGIFTAILGVGLGMLMQNLVLAVQNTVRASDIGSASASVAFFRSVGGAIGVSVLGAILSSRVSELATQGLAAAGIPVEGGSAGASMDLVDMPAPVREIMRAAYGDATAEVFLISAGVAVIALISVLFIKERPLRRTVDILPEAQPGAGTGAGESAAESANAESTTPELASASR comes from the coding sequence ATGTCGAGCCAACCCGCCGCACCACCCTTGGCGATGACCCACCGCCAGATTATGGAAGCCCTGACCGGGCTCCTCGCGGCGTTCTTCACCGCCATCCTCAGCAGCACCATCGTGGCCAACGCGTTGCCCACCATCATGTCCGATCTGCACGGCACCCAGACCGACTTCGCCTGGGTGATCACCGCCGCGCTCCTGGCCAACGCCGTCACCACCCCCATCTGGGGCAAGCTGTCCGACCTCTTCAACAAGAAGCTCCTGGTCCAGCTGAGCATTGTCATCTTTGTGGCCGGCTCGGTCATGGCCGGACTCTCCGAGACCATCCCGCTGCTGCTCACCGCCCGCGTTATTCAGGGCGTGGCCATGGGCGGGCTCACAGCGCTGGCGCAGGCCATTATCGGCACCATGATCCCGCCGCGGGACCGCGGCAAATACTCCGGCTACATGGGCGCCGTGATGGCGGTAGGCACTGCCGGCGGCCCGCTGCTCGGCGGATTCATCGTGGACAGCCCGCTGGGCTGGCGCTGGACCTTCTTCGTCTGCGTGCCGCTCGCCGTCGTCGCGCTTATCCTGCTCCAGATCACCCTGAAAATCGAGCACATCAAACGCCACGTCAAGATCGACTGGCTTGGCTCCATCCTGCTGACCTCCGGCGTCAGCCTGCTCCTGATCTGGGTTTCCTTCGCCGGCAACCCCGCCTACTACGACTGGGTTTCCTGGCAGTCGGCCGCCATGGTGGGCGGCGGTGTGGTGCTTCTGGCCCTGCTGGTGCTGGTGGAGTCCAAGATGGAGCAGCCCATCATCCCGCTGAAGATCATTTCCGAACGCACCACCGCTTTGGCCATCATCGCTTCAGTGGCCGTGGGCATCGCGATGTTCGGTTCAACCACCTTCCTTGGCCAGTACTTCCAGGTGGCCCGCGGCGCCACGCCTACCGAAGCCGGGCTCCTGACGCTGCCGATGATCGCCGGCAACCTGACCGGCTCCGTCGTTTCCGGTCTGCTCATCAGCCGCACCGGCAAGTGGAAGGGCTACCTGATCGGCGGGTCCATCCTGCTGATCGGCGGCCTCGGCCTGGCCGGCACCATGGACCACACCACCGAACTGTGGCAGGCCGGGATCTTCACGGCAATCCTCGGGGTGGGCCTCGGCATGCTGATGCAGAACCTGGTCCTGGCGGTGCAGAACACCGTCCGGGCGTCCGATATCGGTTCGGCGAGCGCGTCCGTGGCATTCTTCCGTTCGGTGGGCGGCGCAATCGGTGTGTCCGTGCTCGGCGCCATCCTCAGCAGCCGGGTCAGCGAACTCGCCACACAGGGCCTGGCCGCGGCCGGCATCCCGGTGGAGGGCGGGTCCGCAGGAGCCAGTATGGACCTCGTTGACATGCCCGCACCGGTCCGCGAGATCATGCGCGCCGCTTACGGCGACGCCACCGCCGAGGTCTTCCTGATCTCCGCCGGTGTTGCGGTGATAGCCCTGATCTCGGTCCTGTTCATCAAGGAGCGCCCGCTGCGGCGCACCGTTGACATCCTGCCGGAGGCGCAGCCAGGGGCGGGGACCGGCGCGGGGGAAAGCGCCGCAGAAAGCGCCAACGCTGAAAGCACGACGCCGGAACTCGCCTCCGCGAGCCGCTGA
- a CDS encoding ABC transporter ATP-binding protein, which yields MLLTLIRRYSKPYMPYIVAVVVFQLASTIAALYLPSLNAQIIDEGVSRGDTDFIWRTGSVMLLVAIVQVATAIAGVFYGSKTAMAVGRDLRRGVFRKVTSFSAKDVNTFGAPTLITRGTNDVQQVQMLVLMGLNFMVATPIMCIGGIIMALREDISLSWLVWVSVPVLIVVVGYLVVRLMPLFRSMQKKIDRINAVLREQIIGIRVVRAFVREPYETERFGVANKDLTDVSLKIGALFVLMFPAIGMILHLSTAAVLWFGGQRVDSGEMQVGALTAFLQYLLQILIAVMMGTFMAMMIPRASVCADRIGEVLDVEPSIHDPEHPETPATLAGVVECRNVTFAYPGAETPVLSNISFTAKPGETVAIIGSTGAGKTSLLALLPRLYDIAEGEVLLDGVSVSNLDRAEITKRVALVPQRPYLFSGTIEHNLRFGKTEATDQELWDALQIAQGEGFVREKKNGLNARIAQGGTNVSGGQRQRLCIARALITKPKVYLFDDSFSALDVATDARLRAALKQTTADATVIIVAQRISTITDADQILVLDNGRIVDRGTHEELLETSPTYQEIVESQLSVEEMA from the coding sequence ATGCTACTCACCCTCATACGGCGCTACTCCAAACCGTATATGCCATACATCGTGGCCGTCGTAGTGTTCCAACTGGCATCCACCATCGCAGCGCTCTACCTTCCCAGCCTCAACGCCCAGATCATCGATGAAGGCGTTTCCCGCGGGGACACGGACTTCATCTGGCGGACCGGTTCCGTGATGCTGCTGGTGGCCATTGTCCAGGTGGCCACGGCCATCGCCGGCGTCTTCTACGGTTCCAAAACAGCCATGGCCGTGGGCCGCGACCTGCGCCGCGGGGTGTTCCGCAAGGTCACCAGTTTCTCCGCCAAGGACGTGAACACGTTCGGCGCCCCCACCCTCATCACCCGCGGCACCAACGACGTCCAGCAGGTCCAGATGCTTGTGCTGATGGGACTGAACTTCATGGTGGCCACCCCCATCATGTGCATCGGCGGCATCATCATGGCGCTGCGCGAGGACATCAGCCTCTCGTGGCTGGTCTGGGTCTCCGTGCCCGTGCTGATCGTGGTGGTGGGCTACCTGGTGGTCCGGCTGATGCCCCTGTTCCGCTCCATGCAGAAGAAGATCGACCGCATCAACGCCGTCCTTCGCGAGCAGATCATCGGCATCCGGGTCGTCCGCGCCTTTGTCCGCGAACCCTATGAAACCGAGCGTTTCGGCGTCGCCAACAAGGACCTGACCGACGTGTCCCTAAAAATCGGGGCCCTGTTTGTCCTGATGTTCCCGGCCATCGGCATGATCCTGCACCTGTCCACGGCCGCGGTGCTGTGGTTCGGCGGCCAGCGCGTGGATTCGGGCGAAATGCAGGTGGGCGCCCTGACCGCCTTCCTGCAGTACCTGCTCCAGATCCTGATCGCCGTCATGATGGGCACGTTTATGGCCATGATGATCCCGCGCGCCTCCGTCTGCGCGGACCGCATCGGTGAAGTGCTCGACGTCGAACCCTCCATCCACGATCCCGAACATCCTGAGACTCCCGCCACGCTGGCCGGGGTAGTGGAATGCCGGAACGTCACCTTTGCCTACCCCGGTGCCGAGACGCCGGTGTTGAGCAACATCAGCTTCACCGCCAAGCCGGGGGAGACCGTTGCCATCATCGGTTCGACCGGTGCAGGCAAGACCTCGCTGCTGGCCCTGCTGCCGCGCCTGTACGACATCGCCGAGGGCGAAGTCCTCCTGGACGGCGTCTCCGTCAGCAACCTGGACCGTGCCGAGATCACCAAGCGCGTGGCCCTGGTGCCGCAGCGGCCGTACCTCTTCTCGGGCACCATCGAGCACAACCTGCGCTTCGGCAAGACCGAGGCCACGGACCAGGAACTCTGGGACGCGCTGCAGATCGCCCAGGGCGAGGGCTTTGTCCGCGAGAAGAAGAACGGACTGAACGCCCGCATCGCGCAGGGCGGCACCAACGTCTCCGGCGGCCAGCGGCAGCGGCTCTGCATCGCCCGGGCGTTGATCACCAAACCCAAGGTCTACCTCTTTGACGATTCGTTCTCGGCGCTGGACGTCGCAACCGATGCCAGGCTCCGCGCCGCGCTGAAACAGACCACCGCCGACGCCACCGTGATCATCGTGGCCCAGCGGATCTCCACCATCACCGACGCAGACCAGATCCTGGTCCTGGACAACGGCCGGATCGTGGACCGCGGAACGCATGAGGAACTCTTGGAAACCTCACCCACCTACCAGGAAATTGTTGAATCCCAGCTGAGCGTGGAGGAAATGGCATGA
- a CDS encoding PLDc N-terminal domain-containing protein, which translates to MAKKNKKTWKEMSPAARAGFVVIGIGQVALMLAAQRDISKRPAAQINGPKAAWRVAALINFIGPMGYFILGRKRPGAGLGAVK; encoded by the coding sequence ATGGCCAAGAAAAACAAAAAGACCTGGAAAGAGATGTCACCGGCGGCACGGGCGGGATTCGTGGTCATCGGGATAGGGCAGGTGGCGCTGATGCTGGCCGCCCAGCGTGACATCTCCAAGCGTCCGGCGGCGCAAATCAACGGGCCGAAGGCAGCCTGGCGGGTGGCCGCCCTGATCAATTTCATCGGGCCGATGGGCTACTTCATTCTGGGGCGCAAGCGGCCCGGAGCCGGACTCGGGGCAGTTAAGTAG
- a CDS encoding thioesterase family protein: protein MRWGDMDAYGHINNVQIVRMLEEARIAAFGPPRGAGLPGIEPEVSLFNDVPEGTLALVVDHKIRYVRTLEYRNIPALVQVWIGAVKGASFDIHYVVQDPVTREECVRASSHLAFVDEASGRVLRLTPEQKERLAPFTA, encoded by the coding sequence ATGCGCTGGGGCGACATGGACGCCTATGGGCACATCAACAACGTCCAGATTGTCAGGATGCTCGAGGAGGCCCGTATCGCAGCGTTCGGGCCTCCCCGGGGTGCCGGCCTGCCCGGCATCGAACCGGAAGTGTCGCTCTTCAACGACGTTCCGGAGGGAACTCTTGCGCTGGTGGTGGACCACAAGATCCGCTACGTCAGGACGTTGGAATACCGCAACATCCCGGCATTGGTCCAGGTGTGGATCGGCGCGGTGAAGGGCGCCAGTTTCGACATCCACTATGTAGTGCAGGACCCGGTGACGCGGGAGGAGTGCGTCCGGGCCAGCAGCCATCTGGCGTTTGTGGACGAAGCTTCCGGCCGCGTCCTTCGCCTGACGCCGGAGCAGAAGGAGCGGCTGGCGCCGTTCACCGCTTGA
- a CDS encoding McrB family protein: MTPNPKTAMHRALGVSKEIEDAAWFVLGPGLQGKPSALDGKTLTWTAEAAAELLERLDRGAADAKAPMMTNLRQNLEDASREAKQLAVELLFLQSLPLAHEVKSLKVKRARVAEAASWLETALEPPLELPEELYKGMTDHGVIRDRTAEFNWTIWDHLKWLCRFVQHVDQQVPAAIAKALKDPLKFHDLAAGTPADQPAIRRSIEYLAWPSYFEPVVADVERQEIRDAFASLVGGAKGDSDEEITADINRIRLHLDEQAGQRIDWYARQLVSQWRKVGDPGRRAWLLRTHSDNADLLTAWQDEEKVTLDVEHLRHLDPGVTAGLVQHAVDEDYKHLGYVEREDTKTAVFAFLTVMKPGDLVLYQHAGTVRLGVVLGEPEHNDDNRRLRRKVRWLDDDGHATAELPRHVQRQLATSGIVVDVTRVVQALQALVPAEAEPEDDDADAPAAVVPPVQEGFRPLSRDFADSLHMDLEPLQEIAELLEENRQLVLYGPPGTGKTYLAKHLAAELAQDSTDERVKLVQFHPSYAYEDFFEGYRPDKTDEGQVSFKLVAGPLRRLAEEAAKPGNEKKPYFLIIDEMNRANLAKVFGELYFLLEYRDDRIYLQYSPNEPFTLPDNLYIIGTMNTADRSIAMMDAAIRRRFAFIELHPQTEPVKGSLLRFLQVRDLDTTPALLLDALNAAIDEWDRDLMIGPSYFMKTAAQTPGGLRRIWKYELMPLLEEHYHGQLTRAQLEERFGLEQLLGRLVTS; encoded by the coding sequence ATGACCCCAAATCCCAAGACTGCCATGCACCGCGCCCTCGGTGTCTCAAAGGAGATCGAGGACGCGGCCTGGTTTGTGCTGGGTCCGGGCCTGCAGGGCAAGCCGTCGGCCCTGGACGGGAAGACCCTGACCTGGACAGCGGAGGCCGCGGCGGAGCTGCTGGAGCGCCTGGACCGGGGAGCCGCGGACGCCAAGGCGCCCATGATGACCAACCTCCGGCAGAACCTCGAGGACGCCTCCCGGGAGGCCAAGCAGCTGGCCGTGGAGCTGCTCTTCCTGCAGTCACTGCCCCTGGCCCACGAGGTCAAGTCGCTGAAGGTCAAGCGCGCCCGGGTGGCGGAGGCCGCGTCCTGGCTGGAGACCGCGCTGGAGCCGCCGCTGGAGCTGCCCGAGGAACTCTACAAGGGCATGACGGACCACGGCGTGATCAGGGACCGCACCGCCGAATTCAACTGGACCATCTGGGACCACCTGAAGTGGCTCTGCCGGTTTGTGCAGCATGTGGACCAGCAGGTTCCGGCGGCCATCGCCAAGGCGCTGAAGGACCCGCTGAAGTTTCACGACCTCGCCGCGGGCACCCCGGCGGACCAGCCCGCCATCCGCCGCAGCATCGAGTACCTGGCATGGCCCAGCTACTTCGAGCCGGTAGTGGCGGACGTGGAGCGGCAGGAAATCCGCGACGCCTTCGCCTCCCTCGTGGGCGGGGCCAAGGGGGATTCCGACGAGGAAATCACCGCGGATATTAACCGCATCCGCCTGCACCTGGATGAACAGGCGGGCCAGCGCATCGACTGGTACGCCCGCCAGCTGGTCAGCCAGTGGCGCAAAGTGGGGGACCCCGGCCGACGCGCGTGGCTGCTGCGTACCCACAGCGACAACGCTGACCTCCTCACCGCATGGCAGGACGAGGAGAAGGTGACGCTCGACGTCGAACATCTCCGCCACCTGGACCCGGGCGTGACCGCGGGCCTGGTGCAGCACGCCGTGGACGAGGACTACAAGCATCTCGGCTACGTCGAGCGGGAGGACACCAAAACGGCGGTGTTTGCCTTCCTCACCGTCATGAAGCCGGGCGACCTGGTCCTTTACCAGCACGCCGGCACGGTGCGGCTGGGCGTGGTGCTGGGCGAGCCTGAGCACAACGACGACAACCGCCGGCTGCGGCGCAAGGTGCGCTGGCTGGACGACGACGGCCACGCCACCGCGGAACTGCCCCGCCACGTCCAGCGCCAGCTGGCCACCTCGGGGATCGTGGTTGACGTGACCCGGGTGGTGCAGGCGCTGCAGGCGCTCGTGCCGGCCGAGGCGGAACCGGAGGACGACGACGCCGACGCGCCTGCCGCCGTCGTGCCCCCGGTGCAGGAGGGCTTCCGCCCGCTGAGCCGCGACTTCGCGGATTCGCTGCACATGGACCTGGAGCCGCTGCAGGAGATCGCGGAACTGCTGGAGGAGAACCGCCAGCTGGTCCTGTACGGGCCGCCCGGAACGGGCAAGACGTACCTGGCCAAGCATCTCGCGGCGGAGCTGGCCCAGGACAGCACGGACGAGCGGGTGAAGCTGGTGCAGTTCCACCCGTCGTACGCGTATGAGGACTTTTTCGAGGGCTACCGGCCGGACAAGACGGACGAAGGCCAGGTGTCCTTCAAGCTCGTGGCGGGGCCGCTGCGCCGGCTGGCCGAGGAAGCCGCCAAGCCCGGGAACGAAAAGAAGCCGTATTTCCTTATTATTGACGAGATGAACCGCGCCAACCTGGCCAAGGTGTTCGGCGAGCTCTATTTCCTGCTGGAGTACCGCGATGACCGGATCTACCTGCAGTACAGTCCCAACGAGCCGTTTACGCTGCCGGACAACCTGTACATCATCGGCACCATGAACACCGCGGACCGGTCCATCGCCATGATGGATGCCGCCATCCGACGCCGGTTCGCGTTCATCGAGCTGCACCCGCAGACGGAGCCGGTGAAGGGGTCGCTGCTGCGGTTCCTGCAGGTGCGGGACCTGGACACCACACCGGCGCTGCTGCTCGATGCGCTGAACGCCGCCATCGACGAGTGGGACCGGGACCTGATGATCGGCCCGTCGTACTTCATGAAGACGGCCGCCCAGACGCCGGGCGGGCTGCGCCGGATCTGGAAATACGAGCTGATGCCGCTGCTGGAGGAGCACTACCACGGCCAGTTGACCCGGGCGCAGCTGGAGGAGCGGTTCGGGCTGGAGCAGCTGCTGGGACGCCTTGTTACCAGCTAA
- a CDS encoding ABC transporter ATP-binding protein → MSAAKKVSTGSTTETTGSTTETNPDSVTPEDLLEDDDFFEEEYKPSEADGDMFGGMPAKKAEHFWPSAKRLMGLLKPEAVGIYAVVALVVVSVVLNVIAPKILGQAMDVIFGGVVGKQLPAGASKDEFVEGLRQQGQDNFADMVSRMELVPGTGINFQKLSVLIAIVLLMYFVANIFLWLQGYVLNRIVMKVIRRLRDDTEKKLNRLPLNYFDTRQRGDVLSRVTNDVDNVQQALQQAFAQLISSLLTVIGIVIMMFIVSWQLALIALVALPLSGVAAGLIGSRSQKLFAAQWKNTGELNGQIEESFSGHDLVRVFGRDADMLERFEERNEALYKASFGAQFVSGMIFPVMQFVSYLSYVGIAVVGGLRVASGSMSLGDATAFIQYSREFTQPLGQMAGMANMLQSGVASSERVFEFLDADEQDSETATEHLPAKTDGHVEFKDVTFSYTEDRPLIENLSFTAEPGHTVAIVGPTGAGKTTLVNLVMRFYELNSGSITLDGVDVTHLSRSELRSKVGMVLQDAWLFGGSIFDNIRYGNLDATEEQVMAAAKATFVDRFVRALPEGYDTVIDEEGNNVSAGEKQLITIARAFVANPSLLILDEATSSVDTRTELLVQKAMAALRTDRTSFVIAHRLSTIRDADTILVMENGKIVEQGNHKTLLAAEGAYYRLYMSQFAGSDVEETVVDDSTAVHS, encoded by the coding sequence ATGAGCGCCGCCAAGAAGGTCTCGACAGGCTCGACCACCGAAACGACAGGCTCGACCACCGAAACGAACCCGGATTCCGTAACCCCCGAAGACCTCCTGGAGGACGACGATTTCTTCGAGGAGGAATACAAGCCCTCCGAGGCCGACGGCGACATGTTCGGCGGCATGCCCGCCAAAAAGGCAGAGCACTTCTGGCCGTCGGCGAAGCGCCTGATGGGCCTCCTGAAGCCTGAAGCTGTGGGCATCTACGCCGTGGTGGCCCTGGTGGTGGTCTCGGTGGTCCTGAACGTCATCGCCCCCAAGATCCTGGGCCAGGCCATGGACGTTATCTTCGGCGGCGTAGTGGGCAAACAGCTCCCCGCTGGCGCCAGCAAGGACGAGTTCGTGGAAGGCCTGCGGCAGCAGGGGCAGGACAACTTCGCGGACATGGTGTCCCGGATGGAGCTGGTTCCCGGCACCGGGATCAACTTCCAGAAACTCTCGGTCCTGATCGCCATCGTCTTGCTGATGTACTTTGTGGCCAACATCTTCCTGTGGCTGCAGGGCTACGTGCTGAACCGCATCGTCATGAAGGTCATCCGCCGGCTCCGGGACGACACCGAAAAGAAGCTGAACCGGCTCCCGCTGAACTACTTCGACACCCGCCAGCGCGGCGACGTCCTCTCCCGGGTGACGAACGACGTCGACAACGTCCAGCAGGCGCTGCAGCAGGCGTTCGCACAGCTGATCAGCTCGCTGCTGACAGTGATCGGCATCGTCATCATGATGTTCATCGTCTCCTGGCAGCTCGCCCTCATCGCCCTCGTGGCGCTGCCGCTGTCCGGTGTGGCTGCCGGCCTGATCGGCTCGCGCAGCCAGAAGCTCTTCGCCGCCCAGTGGAAGAACACGGGCGAGCTGAACGGCCAGATCGAGGAATCCTTCTCCGGGCACGATCTTGTGCGGGTCTTCGGCCGTGACGCTGACATGCTGGAACGCTTCGAAGAGCGGAACGAGGCCCTCTACAAGGCCAGCTTCGGAGCCCAGTTCGTCTCCGGCATGATCTTCCCCGTTATGCAGTTCGTTTCCTACCTCAGCTATGTGGGCATCGCCGTCGTGGGTGGCCTCCGGGTGGCCTCCGGCTCGATGTCCCTGGGCGATGCCACCGCGTTCATCCAGTACTCGCGAGAGTTCACGCAGCCGCTGGGCCAGATGGCCGGCATGGCCAACATGCTGCAGTCCGGCGTCGCGTCCTCGGAGCGCGTCTTTGAATTCCTCGACGCCGATGAGCAGGACTCCGAGACCGCCACCGAGCACCTGCCGGCCAAGACCGACGGGCATGTGGAGTTCAAGGACGTCACGTTCAGCTACACGGAGGACAGACCGCTGATCGAAAACCTGTCCTTCACGGCGGAACCGGGGCACACCGTGGCAATTGTTGGTCCCACGGGGGCCGGCAAAACCACCCTGGTGAACCTCGTGATGCGCTTCTACGAGCTCAACTCCGGGTCCATCACCCTGGACGGCGTGGATGTCACGCACCTGAGCCGGTCCGAGCTGCGGTCCAAGGTGGGCATGGTGCTCCAGGATGCGTGGCTGTTTGGCGGGTCCATTTTCGACAACATCCGGTACGGCAACCTGGACGCCACCGAGGAGCAGGTCATGGCAGCCGCCAAGGCCACCTTCGTGGACCGCTTTGTGCGCGCCCTGCCGGAGGGCTACGACACCGTGATCGATGAAGAAGGCAACAACGTCAGCGCCGGTGAAAAGCAGCTCATCACCATCGCCCGCGCATTTGTGGCCAACCCGTCGCTGCTCATCCTGGACGAGGCCACCAGCTCCGTGGACACACGCACCGAGCTGCTGGTCCAGAAGGCCATGGCGGCGCTGCGGACGGACCGCACCAGCTTTGTGATCGCGCACCGGCTCTCCACCATCCGGGACGCCGACACCATCCTGGTGATGGAGAACGGCAAGATCGTGGAGCAGGGCAACCACAAGACGCTGCTGGCGGCTGAGGGTGCCTACTACCGGCTGTACATGTCCCAGTTCGCCGGTTCCGATGTTGAGGAAACCGTTGTGGACGATTCGACGGCGGTCCACAGCTGA
- a CDS encoding MarR family winged helix-turn-helix transcriptional regulator yields the protein MAVAPDTAADLVYRIFDLQRVVRCVAAASFRGQDTGVALQGVLRFVGEGESRATQLAERLGVSAPVLSRHIADLEEQGYVIRRQDPDDGRAQLVALSPAGADKLRKIEERRTATLQEYLSDWSQEDAEDTARILTKLSESLKHSARAHAVPALSTAAPAAAPQTLQEH from the coding sequence ATGGCAGTCGCCCCCGACACCGCAGCGGACCTTGTCTACCGCATCTTCGACCTCCAACGGGTGGTCCGATGCGTCGCCGCGGCGAGCTTCCGCGGACAGGACACCGGGGTTGCGCTGCAGGGCGTCCTCAGGTTCGTGGGGGAGGGGGAGTCCCGCGCCACCCAGCTTGCGGAGCGGCTCGGTGTCAGCGCCCCCGTCCTCAGCCGCCACATCGCGGACCTTGAAGAGCAGGGTTACGTCATCCGGCGGCAGGATCCCGACGACGGCCGCGCCCAGTTGGTTGCCCTGTCGCCGGCCGGCGCTGACAAGCTCCGGAAGATCGAAGAGCGCCGCACGGCCACGCTGCAGGAGTACCTCAGCGACTGGAGCCAGGAGGATGCCGAAGACACGGCACGGATCCTGACAAAGCTCTCGGAGTCCCTCAAGCATTCAGCCCGGGCACATGCAGTCCCGGCACTTTCAACCGCGGCACCAGCCGCCGCACCCCAGACCCTCCAGGAGCACTGA